The proteins below come from a single Rosa rugosa chromosome 2, drRosRugo1.1, whole genome shotgun sequence genomic window:
- the LOC133734209 gene encoding putative germin-like protein 9-2, which produces MASRTSSLKYFSLLIFALAIVQMTLAGDPDILSDFIAPPNGTVDGNFFTYTGMRILVGGDVPKTFTVLKATLAEFPALNGQSVSYAVLEFPAGTTNPPHTHPRSAELLFLVDGSLEVGFVDTKNNLFTQTLQAGDLFVFPKGLVHFQYNADSENPAIAISAFGSANAGTVSIPTTLFATNIDDNVLALSFKTDVATIQKLKAGLAPKP; this is translated from the coding sequence ATGGCTTCAAGAACTTCCAGCCTCAAATACTTCTCGCTACTAATTTTTGCACTCGCCATTGTTCAAATGACATTGGCAGGAGATCCAGACATTCTTAGTGACTTTATTGCGCCTCCAAATGGAACAGTAGATGGAAACTTCTTCACATACACCGGCATGCGTATTCTTGTTGGAGGAGACGTGCCCAAAACCTTCACAGTACTGAAGGCAACCTTGGCTGAGTTCCCTGCTCTTAATGGGCAGAGTGTTTCATATGCCGTCCTTGAATTCCCAGCTGGCACTACTAACCCACCACACACTCACCCTCGCTCTGCTGAGCTCCTCTTCCTTGTTGACGGAAGCCTTGAAGTTGGCTTTGTCGACACAAAGAACAACCTCTTTACTCAGACTCTTCAGGCAGGTGACCTGTTTGTTTTTCCCAAGGGACTTGTGCACTTCCAGTATAATGCTGACTCAGAAAACCCTGCTATAGCAATTTCTGCCTTTGGAAGTGCAAATGCAGGAACTGTGTCAATTCCTACCACTTTGTTTGCCACCAACATCGATGACAATGTCTTGGCTTTATCCTTCAAGACTGATGTAGCCACTATTCAAAAGCTCAAGGCCGGTCTTGCTCCGAAGCCATGA
- the LOC133734010 gene encoding germin-like protein 9-3, translating into MASRTSSLKFFSLLISSLAIVQMATADPDILTDFIAPNKTVDGNFFTFTGMRVLVGGDEPKNFTVLKATLAEFPALNGQSVSYAVLEFPAGTTNPPHTHPRSAELLFLIDGTLEVGFVDTKNNLFTQTLQTGDLFVFPKGLVHYQYNADSQNSALAVSAFGSASAGTVSIPTTLFATNIDDNVLALSFKTDVATIQKLKAGLAPKP; encoded by the coding sequence ATGGCTTCAAGAACTTCAAGCCTCAAATTCTTCTCACTACTAATTTCTTCACTTGCCATTGTTCAAATGGCAACCGCAGACCCGGACATTCTTACCGACTTCATTGCCCCAAATAAAACAGTAGATGGAAACTTCTTCACATTCACGGGAATGCGTGTTCTTGTTGGTGGAGACGAGCCTAAAAACTTCACAGTATTGAAGGCAACCTTGGCAGAGTTTCCTGCTCTCAATGGGCAGAGTGTTTCATATGCCGTCCTTGAATTCCCAGCTGGCACTACTAACCCACCACACACTCATCCTCGCTCTGCTGAGCTCCTCTTCCTTATTGACGGTACCCTTGAAGTTGGCTTTGTCGACACAAAGAACAACCTCTTTACTCAGACTCTTCAGACAGGCGACCTGTTTGTGTTTCCCAAGGGCCTTGTTCACTACCAGTACAATGCCGATTCACAAAACTCGGCTCTGGCAGTTTCTGCCTTTGGAAGTGCAAGTGCCGGAACTGTGTCAATCCCTACCACTTTGTTCGCCACCAACATCGATGACAATGTCTTGGCTTTGTCCTTCAAGACTGATGTAGCCACCATTCAAAAGCTCAAGGCTGGTCTTGCTCCCAAGCCATGA